From the genome of Bacteroidales bacterium:
GAATAAAGAATATGTTTATTCTATTGGCTTAAAGGTTAAGCCATTCACTTTTGGTATGGGTAAATAAATATTCATAGTAAAAACAGATAATGGCAGAGAGATCTCTTTCTGCCATTTTGTTATAAATTTAACAATAAAAAGTTACTATAAATTATAATATTACACCAAAAAGTTGTATCTTTGCATCCGAAAACAATAGCCGAATATAGTTCAGAGGTTAAATAAATCAATATTTTATTCATCGGGGTGTTTGAATGATGCTTACTAAACATTCTGATTTTAACAGATTTAAAGGCAAAAATTGCGCTGTCTCGTAATTTCGTGTCTTAAAATTTGGTAGTGTGAATAAAATTTGCTTATTTTGCACTCTGTTTTAAATAGGTGTTGAAATTAATATAAAAACAGTATAATAAGATGTCAAAAATTTGTCAAATTACCGGAAAGCAAGCGTTGGTTGGCAATAACGTATCTCACTCTAAAAGACGTACAAAGAGAAGATTCAATGTCAACTTGTTTACAAAGAAGTTTTACTGGGTAGAGCAAGATTGTTGGATTGACCTCAACGTATCTGCTGCAGGACTTCGTTTAATTAACAAAATTGGTCTTGATGCAGCATTGAAACAAGCTGCTCAAAAAGGTTTTATTTAATTTTAAAAAGTAAGAATCAGATATGGCAAAGAAAGCTAAAGGTAACAGAGTTCAAGTAATTCTTGAGTGTACAGAGCATAAAGAGAGCGGTATGCCTGGTACTTCACGTTACATTACAACAAAGAACCGTAAGAATACCACCGAGAGGTTGGAACTTAAAAAATACAATCCTATCTTAAAACGTGTAACAGTTCATAAAGAGATAAAATAATTAAGATATGGCAAAGAAAACAGTCGCATCATTGCAAAAAGGTGAGGGACGTACCTACTCAAAAGTAATTAAAATGGTAAAGTCTCCTAAAACAGGTGCATATATCTTCGAAGAGGAGATGGTACCAAACGAGAAAGTAAACGAGAAACTTGCAAAATAAGTTATCTACAATAAAGAGTAAAGGCTGTTGGAGTGCTGTAAACACCCCGACAGCCTTTTGTTATAAATATAAATTAGAGTATGGGATTTTTTGATTTCTTCTCTAAAAAAGAGAAAGAGACATTAGACAAAGGTTTAGAGAAGACCAAGACAGGAGTCTTTTCAAAACTTGCACATATAGTAGCAGGAAGAAGCAAAGTAGATGATGATTTGCTTGATGATTTGGAAGAGGTGCTAATTACGTCAGATGTAGGAATCGAAACAACACTACGTATAATTGAGCGTATTCAGCAACGTGTTGCACGAGATAAATATCTCTCATCATCAGAGTTGCAAACTATTTTGCGTGAAGAGATAGTTGCTCTTTTAACAGAAAACTCTACAACCGATGGTAACGGATTTGATACACCAACAGATCGTCATCCCTATGTTATAATGGTAGTAGGAGTAAACGGAGTAGGAAAAACAACTACCATAGGAAAACTCGCATATCAATTCAAAAAAGCAGGAAAGAAAGTATATCTTGGTGCTGCCGATACATTCCGAGCGGCTGCAGTTGAGCAGTTAGATATTTGGGGTGAGCGAGTTGGAGTTCCAGTAATCAAACAACAGATGGGCAGCGATCCTGCATCAGTAGCATTTGATACACTCTCTTCGGCAAAAGCAAACGATGCCGATGTCGTAATCATCGATACAGCAGGGCGTCTTCATAACAAAGTAGGATTGATGAACGAGTTAGCAAAAATCCGAAGAGTTATGGATAAAGTTGTTCCCGGTGCTCCTGATGAGATATTGCTTGTATTGGATGGCTCAACAGGACAAAATGCCTTTGAGCAAGCAAAACAATTTATGGCAGCCACTGAAATCAACGCACTTGCAGTAACAAAACTTGATGGAACAGCAAAAGGAGGAGTTGTAATAGGAATATCTGACCAATTTAAAATACCTGTAAAATATATAGGATTAGGCGAGGGCATTGAGGATTTACAACCATTCAACCGTAAAGAGTTTGTAGATTCATTGTTTAGCGAAAAAGAGTAAAAGATATGCAAAAAAATCGCATTGATATAATAACACTTGGATGTTCAAAGAACCTTGTAGATTCCGAGAAACTAATTAGACAGTTTAAGGAGTTGGGTTATGAAGTATATCACGATTCCGATAATGTAAAAGGAGAGATAGTTATTATAAATACATGCGGTTTCATTGGCGATGCAAAAGAGGAGTCAATAAATATGATACTCAACTTCTGCCAAGCCAAAAAAGCGAGAA
Proteins encoded in this window:
- a CDS encoding 50S ribosomal protein L28, which produces MSKICQITGKQALVGNNVSHSKRRTKRRFNVNLFTKKFYWVEQDCWIDLNVSAAGLRLINKIGLDAALKQAAQKGFI
- a CDS encoding DUF4295 domain-containing protein; this translates as MAKKTVASLQKGEGRTYSKVIKMVKSPKTGAYIFEEEMVPNEKVNEKLAK
- the rpmG gene encoding 50S ribosomal protein L33, whose product is MAKKAKGNRVQVILECTEHKESGMPGTSRYITTKNRKNTTERLELKKYNPILKRVTVHKEIK
- the ftsY gene encoding signal recognition particle-docking protein FtsY, coding for MGFFDFFSKKEKETLDKGLEKTKTGVFSKLAHIVAGRSKVDDDLLDDLEEVLITSDVGIETTLRIIERIQQRVARDKYLSSSELQTILREEIVALLTENSTTDGNGFDTPTDRHPYVIMVVGVNGVGKTTTIGKLAYQFKKAGKKVYLGAADTFRAAAVEQLDIWGERVGVPVIKQQMGSDPASVAFDTLSSAKANDADVVIIDTAGRLHNKVGLMNELAKIRRVMDKVVPGAPDEILLVLDGSTGQNAFEQAKQFMAATEINALAVTKLDGTAKGGVVIGISDQFKIPVKYIGLGEGIEDLQPFNRKEFVDSLFSEKE